In Terriglobia bacterium, a single window of DNA contains:
- a CDS encoding multidrug efflux RND transporter permease subunit: MSRFFINRPIVAMVIAIVMLIVGLVSMLSLPVAQFPSIVPPEIQVSATYPGADAQTLEQSVATPLEAQISGVDNMAYMYSVNANNGQTSITVDFDVKTDPNIDQVLTQLRTSQAQSQLPAQVNTAGLVVQKSLSAPLMLVALYSPNNQYDSVFLANYAYINLVDELTRVPGIARVQVFGAGQYAMRVWVKPDQLAKLHVTVPQIVQALGTQNTVNPAGQIGGEPVPKGQQFTYTVRAQGRLESPEEFGDIILRSDPDGSTLRLKDVARIEMGAQTYNLSGRYNGRPSAILAIYQLPGSNAVDAANGLRARLAQLSQRFPQGLSDTVSLDTTAAVTAGMREIVYTLFEALALVVLVVYIFLQGWRATLIPLMAVPVSLVGTFAVFPLLGFSINTLSLFGLVLAIGLVVDDAIVVVEAVERHIEEGLSPRDAALKAMEEVSGPVIAIALILSAVFIPTVFIPGLTGRLYQQFAVTIAISVILSAFNALSLSPAMAALLLKPRSEKRGLLGRFFDWFNRGFGHATNAYVGLSHFLLRKAVISLLLLGLILVGAAAIGRKLPTSFLPEEDFGYVYVSMQLPDASSLQRTAAAASKVEDVILHSPGVQGCTSVIGFSLLSRVQNTYSAFFFVTEKPWDERTKPEEQYDAIRSHITSELGKVEDGVAFSFSPPAIPGVGTSGGVTFMLEDRSGASLGFLSDNVDKFLQAARKRPELVGVTTSYLPNVPQEFIDVDRAKVERQGVNIGDVYQTLQAFMGGYLVNYFNRFGRQWQVYVEAEGPYRTRAENLGQFYVANNRNGMAPLSALTDLKTISGPEFTMRYNEYHAAQINAAAAPGYSSGQAMKALESAFAESMPREMGFDYTGISYQEQQAARGVSPAAIFGLSLLFVFLILAAQYESWSLPFSVLLGTPVAVLGAYLALWARHFENDIYAQIGLVMLIGLSAKNAILIVEFAKQEFERGKSLEDAALTGARIRLRPILMTAFAFILGCVPLWAAAGSGAVSRRILGTAVIGGMLAASVIAIFFIPVTFEVVEKLSHRIKRTDVSNDEYPGNGREPA, encoded by the coding sequence ATGTCCAGATTTTTCATCAACCGGCCGATCGTCGCGATGGTCATTGCCATTGTCATGCTGATCGTCGGCCTGGTCTCGATGCTTTCATTGCCGGTCGCGCAATTCCCCAGCATCGTCCCGCCCGAAATCCAGGTCAGCGCGACCTACCCCGGAGCAGACGCGCAGACGCTTGAACAATCCGTCGCGACACCGCTTGAGGCACAGATCAGTGGCGTCGACAACATGGCGTACATGTATTCGGTCAATGCCAACAACGGGCAGACGTCCATTACGGTGGACTTCGACGTCAAGACCGACCCCAACATCGATCAGGTCCTGACGCAACTGCGCACTTCTCAGGCGCAGTCCCAGCTTCCCGCTCAAGTGAATACGGCCGGACTGGTGGTACAGAAATCGCTGTCGGCGCCGCTGATGCTCGTTGCTCTCTATTCGCCGAACAACCAATACGACAGCGTCTTTCTGGCGAACTATGCCTACATCAACCTGGTGGACGAATTAACCCGCGTCCCGGGCATCGCGCGAGTGCAGGTGTTCGGCGCGGGTCAGTACGCCATGCGGGTCTGGGTCAAGCCGGATCAGCTTGCCAAGCTGCATGTCACTGTTCCTCAAATCGTCCAGGCGTTAGGGACGCAAAACACGGTGAATCCCGCTGGACAGATCGGCGGCGAGCCGGTTCCGAAGGGCCAGCAGTTCACATATACGGTGCGCGCGCAGGGGCGGCTGGAATCGCCCGAAGAGTTCGGCGACATTATTCTGCGCTCCGATCCCGACGGCTCGACGCTCCGCTTGAAAGATGTCGCCCGCATCGAGATGGGCGCGCAGACGTACAACCTCTCCGGACGATACAACGGCAGACCGTCGGCCATTCTCGCCATTTACCAGCTTCCGGGTTCGAACGCCGTCGATGCGGCCAACGGTCTCCGGGCTCGTCTCGCCCAGTTGAGCCAGCGATTCCCTCAGGGCCTTTCGGACACCGTCAGTCTCGACACCACAGCGGCAGTGACCGCGGGAATGCGCGAAATCGTGTACACCCTGTTTGAGGCGCTCGCCCTGGTTGTTCTCGTGGTCTATATCTTTCTTCAGGGCTGGCGCGCGACACTCATCCCTCTGATGGCCGTGCCGGTCTCGCTCGTCGGAACATTCGCAGTGTTCCCGCTGCTCGGTTTCTCGATCAACACGCTTTCGTTGTTCGGCCTCGTCCTGGCGATCGGCCTGGTGGTGGACGATGCCATTGTCGTCGTCGAAGCCGTCGAGCGGCATATTGAGGAGGGTCTTTCTCCTCGCGATGCGGCCCTGAAAGCGATGGAGGAAGTCTCCGGGCCCGTCATTGCCATCGCGCTGATTTTGAGCGCGGTATTCATTCCAACGGTTTTCATTCCAGGCCTGACCGGCAGGCTCTATCAGCAATTCGCCGTCACGATCGCCATTTCCGTCATTCTTTCGGCCTTCAACGCGCTTTCTCTGAGCCCCGCAATGGCCGCGCTCCTGCTCAAACCGCGCAGCGAAAAGCGAGGGCTGCTTGGCCGCTTCTTCGACTGGTTCAACCGCGGCTTCGGACATGCGACAAACGCCTACGTCGGCCTTTCGCATTTCCTGCTTAGAAAAGCCGTGATCAGCCTCCTGCTCCTGGGTTTGATTCTGGTTGGAGCAGCCGCCATCGGCCGCAAGCTGCCGACGTCGTTTCTGCCTGAAGAAGACTTCGGTTATGTGTACGTCAGCATGCAGCTGCCGGATGCATCGTCTCTGCAGCGGACGGCCGCAGCCGCAAGTAAAGTCGAAGACGTGATTCTTCACTCGCCCGGCGTGCAAGGCTGCACTTCGGTCATCGGTTTCAGTCTGCTGAGCCGTGTGCAGAACACCTACAGCGCATTCTTCTTTGTGACGGAAAAGCCGTGGGACGAACGGACAAAACCTGAAGAGCAATACGACGCCATCCGCAGCCATATCACATCCGAGCTTGGCAAAGTCGAGGACGGCGTGGCCTTTTCGTTTTCGCCACCTGCCATCCCCGGCGTCGGGACCTCCGGAGGCGTGACGTTCATGCTGGAAGACCGGTCCGGAGCGAGCCTTGGGTTCCTCAGCGATAACGTCGACAAGTTTCTTCAAGCGGCACGCAAACGCCCTGAGCTTGTCGGCGTTACGACATCCTACCTTCCGAACGTTCCCCAGGAATTCATCGACGTCGATCGCGCAAAGGTCGAACGCCAGGGCGTTAATATCGGGGATGTATACCAGACGCTCCAGGCCTTCATGGGCGGATATCTGGTGAATTACTTCAACCGTTTCGGCAGGCAGTGGCAGGTCTACGTCGAAGCCGAAGGGCCCTACCGGACACGCGCCGAAAATCTCGGCCAGTTCTATGTGGCAAACAATCGCAACGGCATGGCGCCGCTCAGCGCGCTGACGGATTTGAAAACGATATCGGGCCCGGAATTCACCATGCGCTACAACGAGTACCACGCCGCTCAGATCAATGCGGCCGCGGCGCCGGGATACAGTTCGGGGCAGGCGATGAAGGCGCTCGAAAGCGCATTCGCGGAAAGCATGCCGCGCGAAATGGGCTTCGATTACACCGGAATCTCCTATCAGGAACAGCAGGCGGCCCGGGGCGTTTCGCCGGCGGCAATTTTCGGCCTGTCGCTGTTGTTCGTATTCCTGATCCTCGCGGCTCAATACGAAAGCTGGTCGCTGCCGTTCAGCGTGCTGCTCGGCACGCCCGTCGCGGTGCTGGGCGCATATCTGGCCCTGTGGGCGCGGCACTTCGAGAACGACATCTATGCGCAAATCGGTCTTGTGATGTTGATCGGATTGTCCGCCAAGAACGCCATTCTGATCGTGGAGTTTGCAAAACAGGAATTCGAGCGCGGCAAGAGTCTCGAGGACGCCGCGCTTACGGGCGCGCGCATCCGGCTGCGGCCGATTCTCATGACGGCCTTCGCTTTCATCCTGGGCTGCGTTCCGCTGTGGGCGGCGGCAGGATCGGGAGCGGTGTCCCGCAGGATCCTTGGAACTGCCGTCATCGGGGGAATGCTGGCGGCCTCCGTGATCGCCATTTTCTTTATCCCGGTGACCTTTGAGGTGGTCGAAAAACTTTCTCACCGCATCAAGCGGACCGACGTGAGCAACGACGAATATCCCGGAAATGGGAGGGAGCCCGCATGA
- a CDS encoding efflux transporter outer membrane subunit produces MKRVIHFGILVLLVSGCTTVGPNYKRPLVATPDAFRNDSSSQAAPASTSLGDEKWSEVFQDPELQKLIRTALDQNYDVRIAANHILQTQQQAAIIRSNAYPTLSAGPSYLTEKLPGFGFNQFQLQGFFTWDVDFWGKFRRADEAVRASLIASEWARREVVATLVSNVATAYFQLRELDLELDIAKKTLESRQESLQLTQTLANGGAAGLLDVRQAEQLVETAAETIPDTERRISQMEDQLSMLTGGNPHDIPRGLPLSEQALPVSVPAGIPSRLLERRPDIQELEQQMVSANAQIGIARAQMFPDLPLTASGGIASSALLKLFAGPAGIWNFAPTLTQPIFQGGKLRANLKLSEAQEQQAVLTYQQTIQQAFRQVSDALIDYGKYRDFREHQESLTTAAHESADLSELRYKGGVASYLEVLTNETNYFTAQLNLSRAVLNERVSVVELYNALGGGWD; encoded by the coding sequence ATGAAGCGCGTCATTCATTTCGGAATTTTGGTTCTTTTGGTATCGGGCTGCACCACCGTCGGGCCGAACTACAAGCGGCCCCTCGTCGCAACGCCGGACGCGTTCCGCAATGACAGTTCGTCGCAGGCAGCACCGGCATCCACTTCGCTCGGCGACGAGAAATGGTCTGAAGTATTTCAGGATCCGGAACTGCAGAAGTTGATCCGGACCGCCCTCGATCAAAACTATGATGTGCGCATCGCTGCGAACCATATTCTACAGACGCAACAGCAGGCCGCAATCATCCGGTCGAATGCGTATCCGACGCTCAGCGCGGGCCCCAGCTACCTGACCGAGAAGCTTCCGGGCTTCGGCTTCAACCAGTTTCAGCTGCAGGGGTTCTTCACTTGGGACGTCGATTTCTGGGGCAAATTCCGCAGAGCGGATGAAGCCGTCCGCGCGAGTTTAATCGCGTCCGAATGGGCGCGCCGCGAAGTGGTGGCGACACTCGTTTCGAATGTCGCCACGGCTTATTTCCAGCTTCGAGAGCTCGATCTCGAACTGGATATCGCGAAGAAAACCCTCGAGTCCCGTCAGGAATCGCTTCAGCTGACGCAAACGCTGGCAAACGGCGGCGCTGCCGGATTGCTGGATGTGAGGCAGGCGGAACAATTGGTGGAGACCGCCGCCGAAACGATTCCCGACACCGAACGCCGGATCTCTCAGATGGAAGACCAACTCAGCATGCTTACCGGCGGCAATCCCCACGATATTCCGCGCGGCCTCCCGCTGTCGGAACAGGCTCTGCCTGTATCGGTTCCTGCTGGAATTCCCTCCAGACTGCTGGAGCGGCGTCCGGACATTCAGGAACTGGAACAGCAAATGGTCAGCGCCAATGCGCAAATCGGCATCGCGCGGGCGCAGATGTTTCCCGATCTGCCGTTGACAGCGTCCGGCGGCATTGCCAGCAGCGCATTGCTCAAACTGTTCGCCGGTCCGGCGGGTATATGGAATTTCGCGCCGACGCTCACACAGCCGATCTTTCAGGGAGGCAAGCTCCGCGCAAATCTGAAACTCAGCGAGGCGCAGGAGCAACAGGCCGTCCTCACGTATCAGCAAACGATTCAGCAGGCGTTCCGCCAGGTTTCCGATGCGCTGATCGACTATGGGAAGTATCGGGACTTTCGCGAGCATCAGGAATCGCTGACCACGGCAGCCCACGAATCGGCCGACCTTTCCGAACTCCGATACAAAGGCGGCGTCGCCAGCTATCTGGAAGTCCTGACCAACGAGACGAACTACTTCACTGCGCAGCTCAATCTCTCCCGCGCCGTCCTCAACGAACGCGTCTCGGTAGTCGAGCTATACAATGCGCTGGGGGGCGGCTGGGATTAA
- a CDS encoding AAA family ATPase, whose product MKIENIHVDGFGVWNDKTWGPLVPGLNVFHGPNETGKSTLMAFIRAMLFGFEKRGSARRYEPVKGGSHGGSLDLVVGDTRLRLERTPGRHARGSVAVYTGDAAGDETALERLLGGTTKTLYHNVFAFGLEELEQFHTLQESEIATHISGAGLGIGASRWTAVQKDLEDRQGALFLPRGQNSTINVAFKELESVRDDLDRTEHQPQDYLAAHETRTRLAVELSGLEEAVAEVSRRIEHYAKRVKNRPYVERRNKLEARIKELPVVDTFPEGGIERLDMLVKQQRSLLDERARNQTAAEGRRLRRLQMNVDREDCARHSQVLESLRTLAPRVEAARRVYIAGVEQRDAIAQQKHALVASRGQIVPPSWPAFLLFITLMWVGVTGLILATHPYPGAALGAISVAAMLWYRDRVKRAGAIEQEVTACSSRLDSCESELRKTEIEAWEIETEIRKLTGKNEIAQADIDERAADLDLLLKVNDSLRSLEEASVHAEADLARINQQFQEVESNIAALFAEGNAKTEDEFLQRAEIFKQRQQLLKELEKIPLETAEPGMLFDMRADEEAAFQAAQSELTELEQRLVQARHETGRVEERITMMEHSEERSRALSRQETILARIDEAAEQWAVITLCRALLDETRKVYETERQPEVLRQASGFFRVMTEGRYVRVIAPLDGGDIQVERADSIRLAPQLLSRGTAEQLYLSMRLALVREYANHVDALPVVFDDIFVNFDPQRSRTTFKALSDLCTTHQVLLFTCHPHLVKQVSETVPEAKIFALAEL is encoded by the coding sequence ATGAAGATCGAAAATATTCACGTCGACGGTTTCGGGGTCTGGAATGACAAAACGTGGGGGCCCCTGGTCCCCGGCCTGAATGTCTTTCACGGTCCGAATGAGACCGGCAAGAGCACGTTGATGGCGTTCATCCGTGCGATGCTGTTCGGTTTTGAGAAGCGCGGCAGCGCCAGGCGCTATGAACCTGTAAAAGGCGGCTCGCACGGCGGCTCACTGGATCTTGTTGTGGGCGATACGAGGCTTCGCCTTGAGCGGACTCCCGGCCGTCACGCGCGCGGAAGCGTTGCCGTCTACACGGGCGATGCCGCGGGAGATGAGACGGCGCTCGAACGCCTGCTTGGCGGGACGACGAAAACGCTCTACCACAATGTCTTCGCGTTTGGTCTCGAAGAGCTCGAACAGTTCCATACGCTGCAGGAAAGTGAAATTGCGACGCACATTTCCGGCGCCGGTCTCGGCATCGGGGCGTCCCGCTGGACCGCCGTCCAGAAAGATCTCGAAGACCGGCAGGGCGCCCTCTTTCTTCCTCGCGGACAGAACAGCACCATCAACGTCGCTTTCAAGGAACTCGAATCCGTCCGCGACGATCTCGATCGCACGGAACATCAGCCGCAGGACTATCTCGCGGCGCATGAAACGCGGACCCGGCTCGCGGTCGAACTTTCCGGTCTCGAAGAAGCCGTCGCGGAGGTCAGCCGCAGGATCGAGCACTATGCGAAGCGGGTCAAGAATCGGCCATACGTCGAGCGCCGCAACAAGCTCGAAGCTCGCATAAAGGAGCTTCCCGTCGTCGATACTTTTCCCGAAGGCGGCATCGAGCGGCTCGACATGCTTGTAAAGCAGCAGCGGTCGTTGCTCGACGAACGCGCCAGGAACCAGACCGCGGCGGAAGGCCGCCGGCTCCGCCGGCTGCAGATGAACGTGGATCGGGAGGACTGCGCCCGCCATTCCCAGGTGCTGGAATCGCTGCGTACGCTCGCGCCGCGAGTGGAGGCCGCCCGCCGTGTCTACATCGCCGGAGTCGAGCAGCGCGATGCCATCGCCCAGCAGAAGCATGCTCTCGTTGCAAGTCGTGGTCAGATCGTTCCGCCGTCGTGGCCCGCATTCCTTCTCTTCATCACTCTGATGTGGGTGGGAGTGACCGGTTTGATTCTTGCGACCCATCCTTACCCTGGAGCGGCCCTCGGCGCCATCTCGGTGGCGGCAATGCTCTGGTACCGGGATCGCGTCAAACGTGCCGGAGCCATCGAACAAGAGGTGACTGCCTGTTCCAGTCGTCTGGACTCCTGTGAGAGCGAGCTCCGCAAAACCGAGATTGAAGCCTGGGAGATCGAAACCGAAATCCGGAAGCTCACGGGCAAAAACGAGATCGCTCAAGCCGACATCGACGAACGGGCGGCCGATCTCGACCTTCTGCTCAAGGTGAACGACAGCCTGCGAAGCCTCGAGGAAGCGTCCGTTCACGCCGAAGCCGACCTGGCGCGCATCAACCAGCAGTTCCAGGAAGTCGAAAGTAATATCGCCGCGTTGTTCGCCGAAGGAAACGCCAAGACGGAAGACGAGTTCCTGCAGCGGGCGGAGATCTTCAAGCAACGGCAGCAGCTTTTGAAAGAGCTGGAGAAGATTCCACTGGAAACGGCCGAACCCGGCATGCTCTTCGACATGCGCGCCGATGAGGAAGCCGCGTTCCAGGCCGCCCAGAGCGAGCTGACCGAACTGGAGCAGAGGCTGGTGCAGGCTCGCCACGAAACCGGCCGGGTCGAAGAGCGCATCACGATGATGGAACACAGCGAGGAACGCTCGCGGGCGCTGTCACGCCAGGAAACCATCCTGGCACGAATTGATGAAGCCGCCGAGCAGTGGGCCGTGATCACGCTATGCCGGGCCCTTCTCGACGAGACTCGGAAAGTCTACGAGACCGAGCGGCAGCCGGAAGTTTTGCGCCAGGCTTCGGGATTCTTCAGAGTCATGACCGAAGGACGCTATGTTCGGGTGATCGCTCCGCTCGACGGCGGAGATATCCAGGTCGAACGCGCCGACAGCATCCGGCTGGCGCCGCAATTGTTGAGCCGCGGCACGGCCGAGCAGCTGTATCTTTCGATGCGGCTGGCCCTGGTTCGTGAATACGCCAACCATGTCGACGCGTTGCCCGTCGTTTTCGACGACATTTTCGTGAACTTCGATCCCCAACGCAGCCGGACCACCTTCAAAGCCCTTTCCGACCTCTGCACCACCCATCAGGTTCTTCTCTTTACCTGTCACCCGCATCTCGTGAAGCAGGTTTCGGAAACGGTTCCGGAAGCAAAGATCTTCGCACTGGCCGAACTGTAG
- a CDS encoding DNA repair exonuclease, with product MEPLRFVHAADLHLDSPFRGIGDASASLKEQLQAATLGALDRVVDHTIQSQSDFLVIAGDIYDSKDRNLRALVSFRKEMERLAERNIPVFIVHGNHDPLNGWGSGFQLPPNVVTFGGRTDTEPFIRRGREAAKVTGVSYMKERVTDNLASSFKPAEDAPYSIAVLHANVGHQSGHADYAPATVGELASAGFHYWALGHVHTRSVLAAEPAMVVYPGNTQGRNPRETGPRGCYQVDVDTFGRAHLEFVDTSIARWIQIELSIAALNSMDQLVDTMLDKARAEKAAFEGPMVARCTIRGNGSLHRDLQRDEMDEELAEVLGSAVIPESVRIATGPELDLETLAHTETMVSDFLNLAGRAMEDPEMRRRMTDSLSPLFRRKDMPPLDEGKLREWIQRASAMGVDLLLDS from the coding sequence ATGGAGCCTTTGCGATTTGTGCATGCGGCGGACCTGCACCTGGACAGTCCGTTCCGCGGTATTGGCGATGCATCCGCATCTTTGAAAGAGCAGCTGCAGGCGGCAACCCTTGGCGCGCTTGACCGCGTCGTGGACCACACGATCCAGTCTCAATCCGACTTTCTGGTCATTGCCGGTGACATTTACGATTCGAAAGACCGGAATCTCAGGGCGCTGGTCTCCTTCCGGAAAGAGATGGAGCGCCTTGCCGAACGCAACATTCCGGTTTTCATCGTTCATGGCAATCACGATCCGTTGAACGGTTGGGGCAGCGGATTTCAGCTTCCGCCGAATGTGGTGACCTTCGGCGGACGCACCGACACCGAGCCGTTCATCCGCCGCGGACGCGAAGCCGCAAAGGTTACCGGCGTCAGCTATATGAAGGAGCGCGTGACGGATAATCTCGCGTCATCGTTTAAGCCGGCCGAGGACGCTCCTTATTCGATCGCGGTTCTGCACGCGAATGTGGGCCACCAGAGCGGTCACGCCGATTATGCGCCGGCCACCGTCGGCGAACTCGCGTCGGCGGGATTCCATTACTGGGCGCTTGGTCACGTCCATACCCGGTCGGTGCTCGCTGCGGAGCCTGCCATGGTTGTGTATCCCGGCAATACGCAGGGGCGAAACCCGCGCGAGACCGGCCCTCGCGGTTGTTATCAGGTGGACGTGGACACCTTCGGCCGCGCGCATCTCGAGTTCGTCGATACCAGTATCGCCCGCTGGATCCAGATCGAGCTGTCGATCGCCGCGCTGAACAGTATGGATCAACTGGTCGATACGATGCTCGACAAGGCGCGGGCGGAAAAGGCGGCGTTCGAAGGACCGATGGTCGCCCGCTGTACGATCCGCGGGAATGGATCTCTGCATCGGGATCTGCAACGCGACGAGATGGACGAGGAACTGGCGGAGGTTCTCGGCTCCGCGGTCATTCCCGAATCGGTACGCATCGCCACCGGGCCCGAACTCGATCTTGAAACACTCGCCCACACCGAAACGATGGTGAGCGACTTTCTGAACCTCGCCGGGCGCGCGATGGAAGATCCCGAGATGCGCCGGCGCATGACCGATAGTCTATCGCCATTGTTCAGGCGGAAAGATATGCCGCCCCTCGACGAGGGCAAGCTCCGGGAATGGATCCAGCGCGCCTCGGCGATGGGCGTGGATCTGTTGCTGGATTCGTAG
- a CDS encoding pentapeptide repeat-containing protein — translation MSKAAFTEITNFDGKDFNDADFNGAEFSDKVTFRNARFTGRTNFHGAIFKGVADFTGARFQGEADFSGAAFNHDAHFSEIEFSGDSDFSNTSFHAWALFSKSRFGHGAAFRGANFRGSARFTAVDFAADADFRESRFIAYADFPDAAFHGKALFAGAKLECKSIYKNVTFAGDADFSGARCTHPVNFSAATFGGAALFEGVVFLQFVDFKEAQLRSVFVLSPPAGSEGLAPEIRFESVTLAQPDKVRFSNISFEKITLMGTNVAGIHFENPKWPMKGLLNSTKRSVVFDEIQKDTPDPQKLAQLYKDIRANLKKADTTRDLGDLLYSEMEVRRKQRRDGNDRLYFFRRYFSPYTLLWLTCGYGARPLRAIAAITLAGAVFWSMQP, via the coding sequence ATGAGTAAGGCCGCATTCACAGAGATCACCAACTTCGACGGCAAAGACTTCAACGACGCGGATTTCAACGGCGCGGAATTTTCGGACAAAGTCACCTTCCGCAATGCCCGGTTCACCGGACGGACCAATTTCCATGGTGCCATCTTCAAGGGCGTCGCCGATTTTACCGGAGCGCGATTCCAGGGCGAAGCAGATTTTTCCGGCGCCGCTTTCAACCATGACGCGCATTTCTCAGAAATCGAGTTCTCAGGCGATTCCGATTTCTCGAACACCTCCTTTCATGCGTGGGCGCTCTTCAGCAAGAGCCGCTTCGGACACGGCGCGGCTTTTCGCGGCGCAAACTTCAGGGGATCGGCCCGCTTCACCGCAGTCGATTTCGCGGCGGATGCGGATTTCCGGGAGTCCCGGTTCATCGCGTATGCCGATTTTCCGGATGCGGCGTTTCACGGAAAGGCGCTTTTTGCCGGCGCAAAACTCGAATGCAAATCGATCTATAAGAACGTAACATTTGCCGGTGATGCGGACTTCTCCGGTGCCCGCTGCACGCATCCCGTCAATTTCAGCGCCGCCACTTTCGGCGGCGCGGCGCTGTTCGAGGGCGTCGTCTTTCTTCAGTTTGTGGACTTCAAAGAGGCTCAACTGAGAAGTGTCTTTGTTCTTTCGCCTCCGGCGGGCTCGGAGGGCCTGGCGCCCGAAATCCGGTTCGAGTCGGTAACGCTGGCCCAGCCGGATAAAGTGAGGTTTTCAAACATCAGCTTTGAAAAAATCACGTTGATGGGAACGAACGTTGCGGGCATCCACTTTGAAAATCCCAAGTGGCCGATGAAAGGGCTGCTGAACTCGACGAAAAGGTCCGTGGTGTTCGACGAGATCCAGAAGGACACGCCCGATCCGCAGAAGCTCGCGCAACTTTACAAGGACATCCGCGCGAATCTCAAAAAGGCCGATACGACGCGGGATCTCGGAGATCTTCTCTATAGTGAAATGGAAGTCCGCCGGAAACAGCGCCGCGACGGGAACGACAGACTGTACTTCTTTCGCCGGTATTTCTCACCGTACACCCTTCTCTGGCTGACGTGCGGGTATGGAGCGCGGCCATTGCGCGCCATCGCCGCCATCACGCTGGCCGGCGCGGTATTCTGGAGCATGCAGCCATGA
- the gpmA gene encoding 2,3-diphosphoglycerate-dependent phosphoglycerate mutase — MKTLVLLRHGESTWNRENRFTGWTDVDLSPAGVEEAHAAGRQMRADGYLFDVAYTSVLKRAIRTLWLSLDEMDRIWIPVVKTWRLNERHYGALQGLNKLETVEKHGEAQVKVWRRSYDIRPPALSPDDERAPHHDPRYANLKAGEAPLTECLKDTVERVLPYWHGTIAPAVRTGQRVLIASHGNSLRALVKYLDDVSDNDIVGLNIPTGIPLVYELNDDLTPSRHFYLGDPTAVEKAAQKVADQTKKK; from the coding sequence ATGAAGACGCTCGTCCTGCTACGCCACGGAGAAAGCACCTGGAACCGCGAAAATCGTTTCACGGGCTGGACCGATGTCGACCTCAGTCCGGCCGGTGTCGAAGAAGCGCATGCCGCCGGCCGGCAAATGCGGGCCGACGGCTATCTTTTCGATGTGGCATACACCTCGGTCCTGAAGCGCGCGATCCGGACGCTCTGGCTGTCGCTGGATGAAATGGATCGGATATGGATCCCGGTCGTTAAGACATGGCGTCTGAATGAGCGGCACTATGGCGCCCTTCAAGGACTGAACAAACTCGAAACCGTCGAGAAACACGGCGAAGCGCAGGTGAAGGTCTGGCGAAGAAGTTACGACATTCGTCCTCCCGCCTTGTCTCCGGACGACGAACGCGCGCCGCACCATGATCCTCGATATGCGAACCTCAAAGCGGGCGAAGCTCCGCTGACCGAGTGCCTGAAAGACACTGTCGAACGCGTGCTTCCCTACTGGCACGGAACCATCGCGCCCGCCGTGCGAACCGGGCAGCGCGTGCTTATTGCGTCGCACGGCAACAGCCTGCGCGCGCTGGTCAAATACCTCGACGATGTTTCGGATAACGATATTGTGGGCTTGAATATTCCGACCGGTATCCCGCTGGTCTATGAATTGAATGACGACCTGACGCCGAGCCGGCACTTCTACCTGGGCGATCCGACGGCAGTGGAAAAAGCGGCACAGAAGGTCGCGGATCAGACGAAGAAGAAATAA
- a CDS encoding YbhB/YbcL family Raf kinase inhibitor-like protein: MKVKLLRSLVIVMLVVLVVGIGVAAQAPQGRGGGRGAGSGSGRGGGQRGPALNVTSSAWPDGGEVPMKYAGRGGNMSPAFEFNWMNGTASAMPPANLASYVLIMHDIENPPGRGGPDTLHWMIWDVPGSAKGLAEGLPMGDLPDGTKQSTTNVGRGGYFGPGAGVGPFHHYVFEFYALDTKLNLPATATRMEVMTAMEGHVIGKSAYVGRFHATQ, translated from the coding sequence ATGAAGGTGAAGCTTTTACGATCCCTGGTGATCGTGATGCTCGTTGTCCTGGTGGTCGGAATCGGTGTTGCGGCTCAGGCGCCGCAGGGCCGTGGCGGTGGCCGCGGCGCAGGCAGCGGCAGCGGACGCGGCGGCGGGCAGCGCGGACCGGCCTTGAATGTGACGTCATCGGCATGGCCGGATGGCGGCGAAGTTCCGATGAAATACGCCGGGCGCGGTGGAAACATGTCGCCCGCGTTCGAATTCAACTGGATGAACGGCACGGCTTCGGCCATGCCGCCGGCCAATCTGGCGAGCTACGTTTTGATCATGCACGACATCGAGAACCCTCCCGGCCGCGGCGGCCCGGACACATTGCATTGGATGATCTGGGACGTGCCGGGATCCGCGAAAGGATTGGCCGAAGGTCTTCCGATGGGCGACCTGCCGGATGGCACCAAGCAGTCGACCACCAATGTCGGCCGCGGCGGCTACTTCGGCCCCGGCGCAGGCGTCGGCCCTTTTCATCACTATGTATTTGAGTTTTACGCTCTGGATACCAAGCTGAATCTACCTGCCACGGCGACTCGCATGGAGGTTATGACAGCGATGGAAGGACACGTCATCGGCAAGTCCGCCTACGTCGGCCGCTTCCACGCGACGCAGTAG